In one Mucilaginibacter ginsenosidivorax genomic region, the following are encoded:
- the rho gene encoding transcription termination factor Rho — protein sequence MSDKIELNDKLVSELREIAKNLGIAEADELRKAQLIARIIEQQQLIEAARVQQNIVEQNYAPITAEPVAEEAGEKTRKRTRVLKPKNQPRVEVPLDDTNLFDQEEDDQNNADAVNDTTIPAPVTGETPDNQPGEAAPKPEAVVAEGRPQKFDRRQPNGNPNQQKAQEPPINLDFDNVIVNEGVLEIMPDGYGFLRSSDYNYLTSPDDIYVSQSQIKLFGLKTGDTVRGSIRPPKEGEKYFPLVRVEAINGRIPAEVRDRVPFDHLTPLFPSEKLSLFTDPGNYSTRIMDLFSPIGKGQRGLIVAQPKTGKTMLLKDVANAIARNHPEVYLIILLIDERPEEVTDMARSVRAEVVSSTFDEPAERHVKIANIVLEKAKRMVECGHDVVILLDSITRLARAYNTVAPASGKILSGGVDANALHKPKRFFGAARNIEDGGSLTIIATALTETGSKMDEVIFEEFKGTGNMELQLDRKLSNKRIFPAIDITASSTRRDDLLLDRETLQRIWILRNHLADMNSQESMEFLQAQIRGTKTNEEFLISMNS from the coding sequence ATGTCTGATAAAATCGAATTGAACGACAAACTCGTTTCAGAGTTGCGCGAAATTGCAAAAAATTTAGGTATTGCTGAGGCCGACGAACTACGTAAAGCACAGCTAATTGCACGTATTATTGAACAACAACAATTAATTGAGGCCGCAAGGGTACAACAGAACATTGTTGAACAAAATTATGCACCGATTACAGCCGAGCCTGTAGCCGAAGAAGCCGGTGAAAAAACACGCAAGCGTACCCGCGTGTTAAAACCAAAAAACCAGCCCCGCGTTGAAGTACCTTTGGATGATACCAACCTGTTTGACCAGGAAGAGGACGATCAAAACAACGCAGACGCTGTTAACGATACAACCATACCGGCACCCGTAACAGGCGAAACCCCTGATAACCAGCCCGGCGAAGCGGCACCAAAACCTGAAGCTGTTGTTGCCGAAGGCCGCCCGCAAAAATTTGACAGACGCCAGCCAAATGGCAACCCTAACCAGCAAAAAGCACAGGAACCACCAATAAACCTTGATTTTGATAACGTTATTGTAAATGAAGGTGTATTGGAAATTATGCCTGATGGTTATGGCTTTTTAAGGTCATCTGACTACAACTACCTTACTTCTCCTGATGATATTTACGTATCACAATCGCAAATAAAACTTTTTGGCTTAAAAACAGGTGATACCGTTCGCGGAAGCATCCGCCCGCCAAAAGAAGGCGAAAAATATTTCCCTTTGGTACGTGTTGAGGCTATTAACGGCCGCATTCCTGCCGAAGTACGTGACCGCGTTCCCTTTGATCACTTAACGCCACTTTTCCCATCCGAGAAACTAAGCTTGTTTACTGATCCGGGTAACTATTCAACCCGTATCATGGATTTGTTCTCGCCTATTGGTAAAGGTCAGCGCGGGTTAATTGTGGCACAGCCTAAAACCGGTAAAACCATGTTGTTAAAGGATGTGGCCAATGCCATAGCCCGTAACCACCCCGAAGTTTACCTGATTATTTTACTGATTGACGAGCGCCCTGAAGAGGTAACCGATATGGCCCGCAGCGTACGCGCCGAAGTAGTATCATCAACATTTGATGAGCCTGCCGAGCGCCACGTAAAAATTGCCAACATTGTTTTGGAAAAAGCAAAACGTATGGTAGAGTGTGGTCACGATGTGGTGATCTTGTTAGATTCTATAACCCGTTTGGCCCGTGCTTATAACACAGTTGCACCTGCATCAGGTAAAATACTATCGGGTGGTGTTGATGCCAACGCATTGCACAAACCAAAACGCTTTTTTGGCGCGGCCCGTAACATCGAAGATGGCGGTTCATTAACCATCATCGCTACTGCCCTTACAGAAACCGGCTCAAAAATGGATGAGGTTATTTTTGAAGAGTTTAAAGGTACCGGTAACATGGAGTTACAACTGGATCGTAAACTTTCAAACAAGCGTATTTTCCCTGCTATCGATATCACTGCATCAAGTACCCGCCGCGACGATCTGTTGCTTGACCGCGAAACTTTACAGCGCATCTGGATATTGCGTAACCACCTGGCCGACATGAACTCGCAAGAATCAATGGAGTTTTTACAGGCACAAATAAGGGGTACCAAAACCAACGAAGAGTTCCTGATTTCGATGAATTCGTAA
- the pyrF gene encoding orotidine-5'-phosphate decarboxylase, with product MSRRQLIDQIKQKKSFLCVGLDTDIDKIPEFLKNYPDPIFEFNKRIIDATKDLCVSYKPNAAFYEARGIKGLQSLIDTWKYLPRDTLNIIDAKRGDIGNTSDKYATAFFNEEASGMSFDAITITPYMGNDSVTPYLKYDGKWIIILALTSSVGSKDFQYLETGDGYLYETVIQKANTWAGADRIMYVVGATKSTEFTNIRKYAPDNFLLVPGVGAQGGSLEEVCKYGITKDCGLIVNASRSIIYAGNDENFAEAARAEALLIQQQMEVELEKAGVI from the coding sequence ATATCGCGCAGGCAGCTAATAGACCAGATCAAGCAAAAAAAATCCTTTTTATGTGTAGGCCTTGATACTGATATTGATAAGATTCCCGAATTTTTAAAAAATTACCCGGATCCTATCTTTGAATTTAACAAACGAATTATTGATGCCACTAAAGATCTTTGCGTATCCTACAAACCCAATGCCGCTTTTTACGAAGCACGTGGCATAAAAGGCCTGCAAAGCCTGATAGATACCTGGAAATACCTGCCCAGGGATACCTTAAATATAATAGATGCAAAAAGAGGCGATATAGGCAATACATCTGATAAATATGCCACAGCCTTTTTTAATGAAGAAGCATCGGGCATGAGCTTTGATGCTATCACCATAACCCCTTATATGGGTAATGACAGCGTTACGCCATATCTTAAATATGATGGCAAATGGATTATTATCCTGGCACTCACCTCATCGGTAGGTAGCAAGGATTTTCAGTACCTGGAAACCGGCGACGGTTATTTGTACGAAACCGTTATCCAAAAAGCCAATACCTGGGCCGGGGCCGATAGAATTATGTATGTGGTAGGCGCCACCAAAAGCACCGAATTTACCAACATCCGCAAATACGCGCCGGATAACTTCCTGCTGGTGCCGGGAGTAGGCGCCCAGGGGGGCAGCCTGGAAGAAGTGTGTAAATATGGCATTACCAAAGATTGCGGTCTGATTGTAAATGCATCCCGCTCGATCATCTACGCCGGTAACGACGAAAATTTTGCCGAAGCAGCCCGCGCCGAAGCATTACTTATTCAACAGCAAATGGAAGTGGAGTTGGAAAAGGCGGGGGTGATTTAA